The segment GCGTGATCGGTTATGTGAAGGATATCCGGGTGGAAGACGGCGAGGTGACCGGTGAACCCGTGTTTGACGAGGCGACCGACCTCAGTAAGAGGTGTAAGAAACAATTTGAGTTCGGCAGCCTGAGAATGGTAAGTGCCGGCATAGATATCCTGGAACTGAGCGAACAGCCCGAACATCTACTGCCGGGACAGACTTGTCCGACCGTGACCAAGAGTAAACTGTACGAGGTCTCTCTGGTGGACGTTGGTTCTAACGATGATGCCATCATATTGATGAAAGACGGTAAACAAATCACTTTGGGAAGGGACGGGGAATGTCCCTTGCCATCAATCAATAATCAAAAAACAGAAGAAGAAATGGAACTGAAACTTTTGGCCCTTCAATTGGGGCTGCCGGAAACGGCGACGGAGGCTGATGTAACCCGGGCATTGAATGACCTGAAAGCGGCCAAGGCTGAGAATGACTCTCTGAAAGATGAAAACGGGAAGCTGACCCTGGCCCGCATTACCGGTCTTGTGGAAAAGGCCGTAGCGGAGAAACGACTGGGGGAAGACAAGAAGGCACAGTTTATCGAACTGGGCAAGAAGGTTGGATCCGACGAGCTGAAGAATGTGCTTGATGCCATGCAACCCCAGGTGAAGATCTCCACCGTGCTGAGTTACCAGGGTGGCAAGCAGCAGGCACAGCCGTCCACCTATGCCAAGCTGAGCGATGTCCCGAGTGACGCACTGCTTGAAATGCGTGAGCAGAACCCGGAGGAGTACAAGCGTCTGTACAAGGCCGAATATGGAATGACCTGTGAAATTTGAAAACCTTTAAAATGAAGACAATGGGAAAAATTGTAATGCTTTTGACGGCACTCCTGTTCAATACGCTGACAGGTGCCGTGTGTGCTTCCGTGCTGGGATTCTCTCCTGCAGCCGGAGCTGTGGGAATGAATGCGGTGGCAGCCTTCATGGGCATGGCTCCGCAGAGCGCTTCAATACTCCGTGAAGGGGTTTATACGGAAATCTGGACGGGCGAGCTTGTCAAGGTACTCCGTGCCGGGCTGGAAGGCACGTGGCTGTCAGGAATTCCCGACCAAAGCAGTATCGTGAACAACGATGTGATTCATCTGGTAGAGGTAGGGGTGGATCCGGACGTCTTGATTAACAACAAGACCTACCCGATTGACGTACAGGCTTTGGAAGACAAGGACATCGCCATCAAGCTTGACAAATTCCAGACCAAGGCCACGCCGATTACGGATGACGAACTTTATGCCATCAGCTATGACAAGACCGCCCGTGTAAAGGAAGGTCATGCCAACAGTATCAATGATGCGAAGTTCACCAAGGCGGCCCATGCCCTTTGCGCGAACAAGAATACGGCAACGACCCCGGTGCTTAAGACTACCGGCGAGAAAGATCCGGCCACAAACCGTCTGCGCCTTACCGTGAATGACCTTGTGGAAATGAAGCGTGCCCTTGACAACCTGCGCGTGCCGTCAGACGGCCGCAGACTGGTGCTTTGCCCCGACCATGTGAATGACCTGCTGCTGACCAGCCAGGCATTCCGCGAGCAGTACAACATTGACCGCAACAGCGGCAAGGTAGGCAACCTGTACGGCTTTGAAATCTATGAGTACGGCAACAATCCGCTTTATACTACAGCCGGAGTGAAAAAGGCATTGGGTGCAACGGCAGAAGCCGGTGAATTCCCGTGTTCGTTTGCCTTCTACAAACAGCGGGTTTTCAAGGCAACAGGCTCTACCAAGATGTATTATTCCGAGTCAAAGAACGACCCGTTGAACCAGCGTAACCTGATTAACTTCCGCCATTACTTCATCTGCATGCCCAAGAAAGAGGATGCCGGAGTGGTAATGATGAGCGGCTATCAAGCATGATGATTATGGCAAAGTTGAAATATCTGGTAATACACTGTACGGCAACTCCGGAGGGACGTGAGGTTTCATCTGCGGACATCCGCAAATGGCATACATCTCCGGTTGCCCAGGGAGGAAGAGGATGGAAGCAGGTTGGCTATACCGACCTGTTCCACCTGAACGGAGGCGTGGAACGTCTGGTAGAAAACAATGAGGATGCACAGGTGGACCCTTGGGAAGTGACCAACGGAGCCAAGGGATATAACAGTGTGAGCCGTCACATCGTGTATGCCGGAGGCGTGGAAAAAGACGGTAAGACCCCGAAAGACACCCGCACTGGCTGTCAGAAAAAGACACTGGAGAAGTATGTGAAGGATTTTCACCGGAAATTTCCTGATGTACGCATTGTAGGACACAACGAACTGGCAGCGAAAGCCTGTCCGAGTTTCGATGTGCAGGAATGGTTGAAAGAAAT is part of the Parabacteroides sp. AD58 genome and harbors:
- a CDS encoding peptidase; translation: MSKRVRISNDSLNSYGSRVLTSGMSVEQYCRNPVLLYMHQRGSVIGYVKDIRVEDGEVTGEPVFDEATDLSKRCKKQFEFGSLRMVSAGIDILELSEQPEHLLPGQTCPTVTKSKLYEVSLVDVGSNDDAIILMKDGKQITLGRDGECPLPSINNQKTEEEMELKLLALQLGLPETATEADVTRALNDLKAAKAENDSLKDENGKLTLARITGLVEKAVAEKRLGEDKKAQFIELGKKVGSDELKNVLDAMQPQVKISTVLSYQGGKQQAQPSTYAKLSDVPSDALLEMREQNPEEYKRLYKAEYGMTCEI
- a CDS encoding N-acetylmuramoyl-L-alanine amidase translates to MAKLKYLVIHCTATPEGREVSSADIRKWHTSPVAQGGRGWKQVGYTDLFHLNGGVERLVENNEDAQVDPWEVTNGAKGYNSVSRHIVYAGGVEKDGKTPKDTRTGCQKKTLEKYVKDFHRKFPDVRIVGHNELAAKACPSFDVQEWLKEIGINQ